The Vicugna pacos chromosome 28, VicPac4, whole genome shotgun sequence genome includes the window AATCATCTGGGGTGCTTTTTAAAACTACTGATGCTGGGCTCCTCCCCAGGCCACTGGAATCAAGGTGTCTGGGGGCAGGCCTGGGCACAGGTAATTATTAATGTGACTTAGGCAATTAGAATGTGCAGCTGGCTTGAGAGCAACTGGTCAGGGTGAGAGAGAAGTCTATCCCAAATCTTGCCCAGGccatctccccacttcccccaggCCAACCAGCTGCAGCAGTTCTGTTGCAAACCAGAAGGAGTCATCAGGAAATTCCCTGGATATTGTAACCCGTGACTGCAACCTTGAATTAATCATCAGCACTGTGATGTGATCCTGGCCCGTGACTAGGGGACTTGCTGAATCTTTGGAAACCTGTCTACTGGCCTCCTCCAGACCCAGGGACCTGTGCCCGAGAACCCCAGGCTGATGGGGGCCCAGATCTGCTCCCAAGCTGGTAAGTGGGAGCCCTGAGCTCGTTCCCTGGACCAAGAAAGCAAGAAGCAGAGGGATGCTCTGTGCTACTGCTCGGGTGACGGGAGGTAGAGGTATGTCAGTGTAAATCCTGCTCAGAAGAAGTCTGTGATTCAGGCTGGGCCGCCTTTGATAGCGAGCTGTTGTGAGGCACCACGGCAGTGCACTTCCTTGCAAGAATCCACTAGAGGCTGGGTGACTCGGGTCCAGAATCCCTGCAGTGATGCGGTGACCCACATGACCCATTTGCCTTCAGATCCTGCTGTGCagagagatgactggatagagtGGGAAATGGTAGAGTTTAGGGGGCCTGGTGGAAGACATGGGTTCCCAGCTCTGCCAGATTGAGCTGCGGGACCTTGGACAAGTCGCTTCtccctggggcctcagtttcctcatccgtagGCTGGGGGCCAGTGCCACCCACCCTGCCAGTTACAGAGCGGCCAGAAGGTCACCAGGCCCCATACTCCTCTGCGAGCCTCCCCTGAGGCCACTATGTTCCCTTAGTGTGCGGGAGTGAGAGATGGAAAACCGGATCTTTTACCACTAGCGATCTGGACCACGCATCCCTGGACCTTTCTCCCTCCCAGACAAAGGGAGCCTTGGCCCTTGGCCCCCTAGTGACTGAAGGCTCAAGCGCCAGCAGCAGGCACCACTTGGGCCTGGccaccactgccactgctgctgctgcagcaacTGGGTTTGGATCCCGGGCAATGTTGGTGCCAAGACAGAGGCAGCTCCGGTATGCGGGCAAGGAGCTGGGCCCCGGCTCCCTCACTTCTGGCTGCACAaccacctccccaggctcagttcCCTTGGAGTGCTTTGctgaggggtggtggggaggctgTGAGGCACTCGGCAGGTGCCCAGTGCCGGGAGATGCTTGAGGGCTGGAGGGGTGGTGATGATCATAATGAGGACTCAGGGAGGTCCCCGCTGAGCGAGAGGCTGACCCTCGGCCTCTTCAATTTGCACAAAGGCCTTGCTGCAAAGATTCTCTGATTGGAATCCACCTGTCTGGAGGGTGGGACATCCTAAAGGCCATGACTGTGTTCCGTAAACTCCCAGCAGCCAGGGGGTCCTTGTGGTCAAGGCTAGTGCAGAGTAGGGGCACAAGGGAAGCAGGCAGAGTAATCAGGGAGGGTCCTCCACCAACACCTCCACATCTGGAACCCAGGGTCCTGCCTGAGAATGGGGCTGATAATAAGAACGGTCACCATGGGCATAAGGTGCTCCAGCACCCGGATGCTCTGAACCCCCTGCCAAGCCGGCTGGGGAGAGGCCTACTTGGAGAGCCACACTTGGCCTGGGCCCGCCTCTGCCACTCCCCACCCTGGGAACAGGGTGGGCCAGTAGCCCGGGTCAAAGAATGGGAGGAGATGCCACCAAGAGTCAGCTCCAAACTGGGAGGGGCTGTGCAGAGCCCCAAGAAAAGCAGGGGAGGGGCCCCGTGGGCCGATGCTGTCCTGCGGGCTCTCTGCCTGGCTGACAGGACGAGGGTGGGTGTCAGTGCCACTCAATTCAGCCTTGTGCAGTGAACAACCAACAGAGCCGTACAGGAGAGCGCGTGTGGAGAGGCTGACGCCCAGGGTGCCCTGTGCGCCTTGTGAGGGCCATGCCCAGGCCCTCAGGCCGCTGCTGGGGGCTGCTGAGGTAGTGAGTGGGGCCTGGGCATGCAGCTGGGAGAAGGGAGCATGGTCCCCTGGCCCCTGGTGTCCTGCGCAGCCTCCCTCCTCTAACTGGTGACATGAGGGTATAGCTCCCACGGGCCACTGGGAAGCTCCTGATGCAGGGAAAGGGTGAGCTTTGCAGACTGTCAAATTCCTGGCCATGTCTAAGCCTGTTTCTCCTGGGGTCCCCAGGGCCTCCCTGCACTGCTGAGGGATTCATGCATCCACCCAGGCCATTCCTGGGtgctctgcctcctcctgctctcccttcCAGTCAGCCAgttctctgcctcctctccttccccgtCCCCCACTCCACCTCCCACTGCCTCTAGAGCCGGTCCTGCCTGATTTAGCCTCTGTCCAGGGCAGCTGTGAGGGGATGGAGTGGAAATTTTCCAAAGAGAGGAGCCAGTTCTTGGCCAAAATGAGCTCATCTTTGCTGAGTACCGTCTAGGACCAAGGAGCAGAGCCTGATGGGTCTCCTGTTCCCCCACCTCAGGGATGGGCTGCGACCCAGCCAAGTGAGGTGGGGTGGCCTCCACCCTCCAGGGTGGGCTGTGATGGGCACTTAACCCCTCCCATTCAGGATCCCCTGGCAAGTGCCCGGAGACTTCGGGCCTGGCCTGGCAGGCTTATCGTTCCCATTGGTAAGGAGCCCAAacccagaggggcagtgacctgccTAGGTCAGCCGCCGAACCGGGGCTAGAATCCCAGCAACCCCAGTGGGTGCAAGGACAGGTCCATCTGATGGCAGGACCCTCAACTCTGGCTCCTGGCCACCATCTGTGTCTACTCTGGACCTCCCTCTTGCTTGCACAGCCTGGAGAAACAAGGGGTAGTGGAAAGACCCtttggaagggaaggaaagaccaGGGCATTCCAGGAAGATCCAGAGGGAAGGGGCCTTGCTCCTCTGGGCTGGAGTCTGgctcaagtttttaatttttatttcaatttttattgaaatatagtcgatttacaacattgtgttatgGCTCAAGTTTTGATTGAattcacctctttattttcagccTCCCTCCTCCAACCCAGAAAGAGCAaggccaggagggaggggggaggagggcagaggaggggaggggaagggaggaggaggaggagggaggaggggagggggagaaagatAAGGGCAGGGGAGCTGGCATAGGGCAATTCTGgggcaggaagctctggcagcttccTCAGACCTCTGGGGCtgagaggaggggctgcccagCAAGGAACTTTCCCTCCTGGCTGCCAAATGGAGTCAGTTCAGGAAGTTCCCTGATTTCAAAGCCTACCCTAGgccttggctgggctccatccaCGATTCTGAGGGGCTGACCTGGGACCCCAAGTCCAGCCTGCCGCCCCTCACTAGGTTGGGTGTTGCCAGGCCCCCCTTCCCTCCCAGGACAAGGAAGTCACCCTCACTGGGGAACATGGCCTTCACAAGTGTCACAGGTTCTTTGTGGGAAAATCAGAAATTCACACAGGTACAGAGGAAGACACAGAACCACCATTGAAACCCAACCTCCGGAGCCGACCACAGACAGCATGTCGGCTCACCTCCTTTCAAGggcatttaatttttacaacatcCCTACAGGAAGggaactgaggcttggggagaTTCATGGAGGGAACTCTGTTCCTGGACACGCGAAGTGTGTTCCTTACTGGTTCTAAGACGGTCTCTGGGGATCCCCGGGGGGAAGAAGGGGGACAGTAGCCGTGGGGGGCGGGGGTCTGTGATAATGTTCCCCCGGGGGTGAGGAAGGGCTGAGGCGGCCCCAGGGTGCCGGGCGGTGGAggcagccccaggcagcccctgGGTCCGCCCTGCCAGCACTGATGCCCCTGCCCCACCCGCTCCGCAGACGCCGAGGCGCCGGGAGAGACACTGCGTTTCCACGCCGAGGCCCTGGGCGCGCAGGTGCGTCTGGACGCGCAGCGCAGCACCGCGCGCAGGTGCGCCACGTTCCACGACGGCATCGTGTTCAGCCAGCGGCCCGTGCGGCCGGGCGAGCGCGTGGCGCTGCGCGTGCTGTGTCACGAGCGCGGCTGGTGTGGGGGCCTCCGCCTGGGCTTCACGCGCCTGGACCCCGCGCGCGTGCCCGCGCGCAGCCTGCCGCCCTTCGTGTGCCCGGACCTGGAGTGTCAAAGCCCGACGTGGGCGGCTGTGCTGCCCGACGGCTGTGCGCGCACGGGGGACGTGGTGCGCTTCTGGGTGACCCGCCGCGGCCGGCTCTTCGCCCAGGTCAACGCGGGCCCCCGGCTGCTGCTGCGCAAGGACGTGCGCATGGGCGCCCCGCTCTGGGCTGTGATGGATGTGTACGGGACCACCAAGG containing:
- the NEURL3 gene encoding E3 ubiquitin-protein ligase NEURL3; the encoded protein is MGAQICSQADAEAPGETLRFHAEALGAQVRLDAQRSTARRCATFHDGIVFSQRPVRPGERVALRVLCHERGWCGGLRLGFTRLDPARVPARSLPPFVCPDLECQSPTWAAVLPDGCARTGDVVRFWVTRRGRLFAQVNAGPRLLLRKDVRMGAPLWAVMDVYGTTKAIELLDPTASTFPTTMPHVLGGEIPPEPGATAGEECVICFHRAANTCFVPCGHTHFCSSCAWRVFGDTAKCPMCRWEIEAVALARGPPALGTGDGLLVSVADWT